The Primulina eburnea isolate SZY01 chromosome 13, ASM2296580v1, whole genome shotgun sequence genome includes a region encoding these proteins:
- the LOC140809173 gene encoding type IV inositol polyphosphate 5-phosphatase 3 isoform X2: MKKLKTRNHHQQPELSWRRVVMRKWFNISASDSDYSADAETGSDSDEECFDWPKESRCKNDKSDGVQLDVDEALPILRRRKSETFRAQYINTKEIRVCTGTWNVGGNVPSDNLDLDGWLDIDEPADIYVIGFQEIIPLNAGNIFGAEDSRPVSTWENIIRETLRVPPATKFKCYSDPPSPSKFRPHDDAPIIEDVIALESDSDIEEEIYPVDEESSEFDEIKDKMVREKLLNFESCISNDNDSFGNSVEKELHLKSSFSKRLDRLNCLNMENSEEKVEAPSAQYTKKFTETLGGTERIGLSWPERPLHLLAPHIYERSSSMKSHLSFKASKSFRKCKSFKSNMMPGNTMPSDMASLVELDLKLLLNRKRRPPYVRVLSKQMVGVFITIWVRQSLRRHIQNVSVSTVGVGVMGYIGNKGSISVSMSIYQTLFCFICSHLTSGERDIDAVKRNADVQEIHRRTRFSSISSVGFHKSIYDHERVIWLGDLNYRINLSYDQTRKLISQKGWSKLTESDQLCKEFRKGRAFDGWSEGTLNFAPTYKYVLNSESYCGEDPRSGRRTPAWCDRILTFGTGFKQLSYKRSELKLSDHRPVSATFLVEVEVFSPRKLQRALTFTDAEIEERDIVMDIGPAAQ, encoded by the exons ATGAAGAAACTCAAAACGAGAAACCACCACCAGCAACCCGAG CTTTCATGGCGGCGCGTGGTCATGCGCAAGTGGTTCAACATATCTGCTAGCGACTCCGATTACTCAGCTGATGCTGAAACCGGATCTGATTCCGATGAAG AATGTTTTGATTGGCCAAAAGAATCGAGATGCAAGAACGATAAATCCGATGGAGTTCAGCTCGATGTTGATG AGGCTCTTCCCATCTTAAGAAGACGAAAATCAGAGACATTTAGAGCTCAATATATCAACACAAAGGAAATCAG GGTATGCACTGGCACGTGGAATGTCGGGGGAAATGTTCCTTCTGATAATCTGGATCTTGATGGCTGGTTAGATATTGATGAGCCTGCTGATATTTATGTAATTGG TTTTCAGGAGATAATACCATTAAATGCTGGTAATATATTTGGTGCTGAAGATAGTCGTCCAGTTTCCACATGGGAAAACATTATTCGTGAAACTCTGAGAGTTCCACCAGCGACTAAGTTTAAATGCTACAGTGATCCTCCTTCTCCTTCAAAATTTAGGCCACACGATGATGCCCCAATTATTGAAGATGTAATAGCTCTCGAGTCTGACAGTGACATTGAGGAGGAGATTTATCCCGTGGATGAAGAATCAAGCGAATTTGATGAAATCAAGGATAAAATGGTCAGAGAGAAGTTGCTTAACTTTGAGTCCTGTATCTCAAATGACAATGATAGCTTTGGAAATTCAGTTGAAAAGGAGTTGCATCTAAAATCTTCTTTTTCAAAGAGGTTGGACAGATTGAACTGCTTAAACATGGAGAATTCCGAGGAAAAAGTGGAAGCCCCGAGTGCCCAGTATACCAAGAAGTTCACTGAAACACTTGGTGGGACAGAAAGGATAGGCTTAAGCTGGCCGGAGCGACCTCTACATCTTTTAGCACCGCATATTTATGAGAGATCAAGTTCCATGAAATCTCATCTATCTTTCAAAGCCTCCaaatcattcagaaaatgcaagtcttttaaaTCAAACATGATGCCAGGAAATACAATGCCATCTGATATGGCTTCTCTTGTGGAACTTGACCTTAAACTTTTATTAAATCGAAAGAGACGCCCCCCTTATGTCAGGGTATTAAGCAAGCAAATGGTTGGGGTTTTTATTACCATATGGGTCCGTCAGAGCTTGAGAAGGCATATACAAAATGTGAGTGTGTCAACTGTAGGAGTTGGTGTTATGGGCTACATTGGTAACAAG GGATCCATATCAGTTAGCATGTCTATATATCAGACACTCTTCTGTTTTATCTGCAGTCATTTGACATCAGGCGAGAGAGACATTGATGCAGTCAAAAGAAATGCTGATGTTCAGGAGATACATAGGCGTACAAGATTTAGTTCAATCTCTTCAGTTGGCTTTCATAAAAGCATCTATGACCATGA GAGAGTAATCTGGCTTGGTGACCTAAACTACCGCATCAATTTGTCTTATGATCAAACAAGAAAGCTAATATCTCAAAAGGGCTGGTCTAAATTAACTGAGTCGGATCAG CTTTGCAAAGAATTTAGAAAAGGTCGTGCATTTGATGGATGGTCCGAAGGTACTTTGAACTTTGCGCCAACTTACAAATATGTATTGAATTCTGAATCTTACTGCGGAGAGGATCCTAGGTCTGGGAGGCGAACTCCAGCATG GTGTGATCGCATCCTAACTTTTGGAACAGGATTCAAGCAACTAAGCTATAAGAGATCTGAACTAAAACTATCTGACCACCGTCCTGTGAGTGCCACTTTCTTGGTTGAGGTGGAAGTATTCTCCCCAAGGAAATTGCAGCGAGCACTCACTTTTACTGATGCGGAAATTGAAGAACGTGATATTGTCATGGACATTGGACCAGCAGCGCAATGA
- the LOC140809173 gene encoding type I inositol polyphosphate 5-phosphatase 1 isoform X1, giving the protein MKKLKTRNHHQQPERNWAEILCFGCTCLQLSWRRVVMRKWFNISASDSDYSADAETGSDSDEECFDWPKESRCKNDKSDGVQLDVDEALPILRRRKSETFRAQYINTKEIRVCTGTWNVGGNVPSDNLDLDGWLDIDEPADIYVIGFQEIIPLNAGNIFGAEDSRPVSTWENIIRETLRVPPATKFKCYSDPPSPSKFRPHDDAPIIEDVIALESDSDIEEEIYPVDEESSEFDEIKDKMVREKLLNFESCISNDNDSFGNSVEKELHLKSSFSKRLDRLNCLNMENSEEKVEAPSAQYTKKFTETLGGTERIGLSWPERPLHLLAPHIYERSSSMKSHLSFKASKSFRKCKSFKSNMMPGNTMPSDMASLVELDLKLLLNRKRRPPYVRVLSKQMVGVFITIWVRQSLRRHIQNVSVSTVGVGVMGYIGNKGSISVSMSIYQTLFCFICSHLTSGERDIDAVKRNADVQEIHRRTRFSSISSVGFHKSIYDHERVIWLGDLNYRINLSYDQTRKLISQKGWSKLTESDQLCKEFRKGRAFDGWSEGTLNFAPTYKYVLNSESYCGEDPRSGRRTPAWCDRILTFGTGFKQLSYKRSELKLSDHRPVSATFLVEVEVFSPRKLQRALTFTDAEIEERDIVMDIGPAAQ; this is encoded by the exons ATGAAGAAACTCAAAACGAGAAACCACCACCAGCAACCCGAG AGGAATTGGGCTGAAATATTGTGTTTCGGTTGCACGTGCCTGCAGCTTTCATGGCGGCGCGTGGTCATGCGCAAGTGGTTCAACATATCTGCTAGCGACTCCGATTACTCAGCTGATGCTGAAACCGGATCTGATTCCGATGAAG AATGTTTTGATTGGCCAAAAGAATCGAGATGCAAGAACGATAAATCCGATGGAGTTCAGCTCGATGTTGATG AGGCTCTTCCCATCTTAAGAAGACGAAAATCAGAGACATTTAGAGCTCAATATATCAACACAAAGGAAATCAG GGTATGCACTGGCACGTGGAATGTCGGGGGAAATGTTCCTTCTGATAATCTGGATCTTGATGGCTGGTTAGATATTGATGAGCCTGCTGATATTTATGTAATTGG TTTTCAGGAGATAATACCATTAAATGCTGGTAATATATTTGGTGCTGAAGATAGTCGTCCAGTTTCCACATGGGAAAACATTATTCGTGAAACTCTGAGAGTTCCACCAGCGACTAAGTTTAAATGCTACAGTGATCCTCCTTCTCCTTCAAAATTTAGGCCACACGATGATGCCCCAATTATTGAAGATGTAATAGCTCTCGAGTCTGACAGTGACATTGAGGAGGAGATTTATCCCGTGGATGAAGAATCAAGCGAATTTGATGAAATCAAGGATAAAATGGTCAGAGAGAAGTTGCTTAACTTTGAGTCCTGTATCTCAAATGACAATGATAGCTTTGGAAATTCAGTTGAAAAGGAGTTGCATCTAAAATCTTCTTTTTCAAAGAGGTTGGACAGATTGAACTGCTTAAACATGGAGAATTCCGAGGAAAAAGTGGAAGCCCCGAGTGCCCAGTATACCAAGAAGTTCACTGAAACACTTGGTGGGACAGAAAGGATAGGCTTAAGCTGGCCGGAGCGACCTCTACATCTTTTAGCACCGCATATTTATGAGAGATCAAGTTCCATGAAATCTCATCTATCTTTCAAAGCCTCCaaatcattcagaaaatgcaagtcttttaaaTCAAACATGATGCCAGGAAATACAATGCCATCTGATATGGCTTCTCTTGTGGAACTTGACCTTAAACTTTTATTAAATCGAAAGAGACGCCCCCCTTATGTCAGGGTATTAAGCAAGCAAATGGTTGGGGTTTTTATTACCATATGGGTCCGTCAGAGCTTGAGAAGGCATATACAAAATGTGAGTGTGTCAACTGTAGGAGTTGGTGTTATGGGCTACATTGGTAACAAG GGATCCATATCAGTTAGCATGTCTATATATCAGACACTCTTCTGTTTTATCTGCAGTCATTTGACATCAGGCGAGAGAGACATTGATGCAGTCAAAAGAAATGCTGATGTTCAGGAGATACATAGGCGTACAAGATTTAGTTCAATCTCTTCAGTTGGCTTTCATAAAAGCATCTATGACCATGA GAGAGTAATCTGGCTTGGTGACCTAAACTACCGCATCAATTTGTCTTATGATCAAACAAGAAAGCTAATATCTCAAAAGGGCTGGTCTAAATTAACTGAGTCGGATCAG CTTTGCAAAGAATTTAGAAAAGGTCGTGCATTTGATGGATGGTCCGAAGGTACTTTGAACTTTGCGCCAACTTACAAATATGTATTGAATTCTGAATCTTACTGCGGAGAGGATCCTAGGTCTGGGAGGCGAACTCCAGCATG GTGTGATCGCATCCTAACTTTTGGAACAGGATTCAAGCAACTAAGCTATAAGAGATCTGAACTAAAACTATCTGACCACCGTCCTGTGAGTGCCACTTTCTTGGTTGAGGTGGAAGTATTCTCCCCAAGGAAATTGCAGCGAGCACTCACTTTTACTGATGCGGAAATTGAAGAACGTGATATTGTCATGGACATTGGACCAGCAGCGCAATGA
- the LOC140809847 gene encoding uncharacterized protein, producing the protein MFLVKPWRALAFGVYGYKNFTKSGFVEHSKKFRPEDMEARIEGKNCIVTGANSGIGYATAEGLASRGATVYLVCRNKERGEAALSKIQAATGNKNVFLEVCDISLTSDVKSFASNFSSKDKPVHILVNNAGLLENNRLVTSEGFEMNFAVNVLGTYTVTELMLPFLEKAAPDARVINVASGGMYTSPLTDDLQFSGDKFDGVEQYARNKRVQVSLTEKWADKYKDKGIGFYSMHPGWAETPGVATSLPRFSKTLSGKLRTIEEGADTIIWLALQPKEKLVSGGFYFDRAEAPKHLPFAATKGSRVSIDSIVDQLHSFSNISPS; encoded by the exons ATGTTTCTTGTCAAG CCGTGGAGAGCTTTAGCCTTTGGGGTTTATGGGTACAAGAATTTCACTAAATCTGGTTTTGT GGAGCATTCAAAAAAATTTCGACCAGAAGATATGGAAGCGCGAATAGAAGGGAAAAACTGTATTGTCACTGGAGCTAATTCTGGCATTGGTTATGCAACTGCTGAGGGTCTTGCATCGCG GGGGGCAACTGTATATCTGGTGTGTCGAAACAAGGAACGGGGCGAAGCAGCTCTTTCAAAGATTCAGGCTGCAACAGGCAATAAGAACGTTTTCTTGGAG GTTTGTGATATTTCTTTAACTAGCGATGTGAAGTCGTTTGCCTCCAATTTTTCATCAAAAGATAAACCCGTTCATATCCTG GTTAACAATGCTGGTTTGCTTgagaataatcgtcttgttacCTCGGAAGG GTTTGAGATGAATTTTGCTGTAAATGTTCTGGGCACTTACACCGTGACCGAGCTGATGTTGCCATTCCTGGAGAAAGCTGCACCTGATGCTCGAGTAATAAATGTTGCATCGGGCGGAATGTACACTTCTCCCTTGACGGACGATTTACAG TTTAGTGGTGACAAGTTTGATGGAGTGGAACAGTATGCCAGAAACAAGCGGGTGCAG GTGTCATTGACTGAGAAATGGGCTGATAAATACAAGGATAAAGGTATCGGCTTCTACTCAATGCACCCTGGCTGGGCAGAGACGCCTGGAGTTGCCACAAGTTTGCCTCGTTTCTCAAAAAC GTTATCAGGAAAACTCAGAACAATTGAGGAAGGTGCAGATACGATAATCTGGTTAGCTTTACAGCCAAAAGAGAAGCTTGTATCTGGTGGATTTTATTTCGACAGGGCCGAGGCACCAAAACACTTGCCATTTGCAGCTACAAAAGGCTCCCGTGTTTCTATAGACTCCATTGTCGATCAACTTCACTCGTTTTCCAATATATCGCCGAGTTAA